A genomic segment from Desulfurella amilsii encodes:
- a CDS encoding cob(I)yrinic acid a,c-diamide adenosyltransferase, translating into MKEKGYVQVYTGNGKGKTTAAIGLAIRALGAGLRVLFVQFVKGLPYSEHIALSRFENLTIKQFGRPEFIHSKPSLEDIQAGKDGYNFVMDIFKNSSTAYDVVILDEANIAVFFDLFSDDDLLELIKKKPQNTELVITGRYATQKIIDAADLVTEMKEIKHYYSQGVIARDGIEK; encoded by the coding sequence ATGAAAGAAAAAGGCTATGTGCAGGTATACACGGGAAATGGCAAAGGCAAAACAACCGCTGCTATTGGTTTAGCCATAAGAGCCCTGGGGGCTGGTTTGAGAGTATTGTTTGTGCAATTTGTTAAAGGTTTACCATACAGTGAACACATTGCGCTTTCGAGGTTTGAAAATCTCACTATAAAGCAGTTCGGCAGACCAGAATTTATTCATTCCAAACCCTCTTTGGAAGATATACAAGCTGGGAAAGACGGTTATAATTTTGTCATGGATATTTTTAAGAATAGCAGCACAGCTTACGATGTTGTTATTTTAGATGAAGCAAATATTGCTGTATTTTTTGACCTTTTCAGCGACGATGATCTCTTAGAGCTCATCAAGAAAAAACCTCAAAATACAGAACTTGTAATAACTGGCAGATACGCCACTCAAAAAATCATTGATGCAGCCGATTTAGTTACAGAAATGAAAGAAATAAAACACTACTACTCACAAGGTGTAATAGCCAGAGATGGCATAGAAAAGTAA
- a CDS encoding sulfate/molybdate ABC transporter ATP-binding protein, producing the protein MIEIKLKKKLFTFELNVDLTIKSNNFISIFGPSGAGKTTILRLIAGLDKPDWGYICVDNEVWFSSKDNISLPVRLRKIGFVFQDYALFENMSVGKNIEFALESKKDLNVVDELLELVHLKEYKNQKISLLSGGQKQRLALIRAFARKPKLLLLDEPMSALDLPLRVNLQDELLLLQKKFNITSIMVSHDISEVAKLSDHVFFINNGKITKHGDPQTIFDIDANNVNIFGTVIDKKPGDLFGMLKVLIGNSIVHMPANTEQFLNLSIGDKILITTKAFNFSLKKVLLD; encoded by the coding sequence ATGATAGAAATTAAATTAAAAAAGAAACTTTTTACATTTGAGTTGAATGTGGATTTAACCATAAAAAGTAATAATTTTATATCGATTTTTGGGCCATCAGGTGCAGGCAAAACTACAATATTGCGTCTTATAGCTGGGCTTGACAAGCCAGATTGGGGCTACATTTGCGTTGATAATGAGGTGTGGTTTTCAAGCAAGGACAACATAAGTTTGCCTGTCAGGTTGAGAAAAATTGGTTTTGTTTTTCAAGACTATGCTTTGTTCGAAAATATGAGTGTAGGAAAAAATATCGAGTTTGCGCTAGAATCAAAAAAAGACTTAAATGTCGTAGACGAATTACTTGAACTTGTGCATTTGAAAGAGTATAAAAACCAAAAAATCAGTCTTCTATCCGGTGGTCAAAAACAAAGGCTTGCACTTATTAGGGCTTTTGCAAGAAAACCAAAATTGTTACTTTTGGATGAGCCTATGTCTGCTTTGGATTTGCCATTGAGGGTAAACTTGCAGGATGAGTTGCTGCTTTTACAAAAAAAATTCAATATTACTTCAATAATGGTAAGCCATGATATTTCTGAAGTTGCAAAACTAAGCGATCATGTTTTTTTCATAAATAACGGAAAAATTACAAAACACGGCGATCCTCAAACAATTTTTGATATTGATGCAAACAATGTGAATATTTTTGGGACAGTGATTGATAAAAAACCTGGAGACCTTTTTGGTATGCTAAAAGTGTTAATTGGAAACAGCATAGTTCATATGCCAGCAAACACAGAACAATTTTTAAACCTCTCTATTGGAGATAAAATACTGATAACAACCAAAGCGTTTAATTTTTCATTAAAAAAGGTCCTGCTTGACTAA
- the modB gene encoding molybdate ABC transporter permease subunit codes for MGDFLLPLYLTFKLATIATIVLFLIGIFVAYFLAYTNSPLRFLYEALVNIPLFLPPIVLGFYMLVLFSPASFLGKLLEYFGIKIVFSFSGLVVGSILYSFPFMVNPLVSGFRALPKSLKEAAYTLGKTKLETFFKVLLPNIKPSILSAVVLTFVHTIGEFGVVLMIGGNIPGVTKVASIAIFDASMALNYKLANFYSFLLSLVSLSFLMFVFFLNKKFVSNDRN; via the coding sequence ATCGTGTTGTTTCTTATCGGCATTTTTGTAGCATATTTTTTGGCATATACAAATTCGCCTTTGCGGTTTTTATACGAAGCTTTGGTAAATATACCATTATTTTTACCTCCGATTGTGTTGGGTTTTTACATGCTAGTACTCTTTAGCCCCGCTTCTTTTTTGGGAAAATTGCTTGAGTATTTTGGTATTAAAATAGTTTTTAGTTTTTCTGGCCTTGTTGTTGGAAGTATTCTTTATAGTTTTCCTTTTATGGTAAACCCTTTAGTTTCTGGTTTTAGGGCTTTGCCAAAATCGCTTAAAGAAGCAGCATACACTTTGGGCAAAACAAAGCTTGAAACATTTTTTAAAGTATTATTGCCAAATATAAAGCCTTCTATTTTGAGTGCAGTTGTTTTAACATTTGTGCATACAATTGGCGAATTTGGTGTTGTTTTAATGATTGGTGGTAATATTCCAGGTGTTACTAAGGTTGCTTCAATTGCAATTTTTGATGCTTCAATGGCACTTAATTATAAATTGGCAAATTTTTACTCATTTCTGTTGTCTTTAGTGTCTTTGAGTTTTTTGATGTTTGTGTTTTTTTTGAATAAAAAGTTTGTATCAAATGATAGAAATTAA